A genomic region of Desulfosarcina ovata subsp. ovata contains the following coding sequences:
- a CDS encoding acyl-[acyl-carrier-protein] thioesterase, with translation MIPKHSAEFSVHLHHLGPDGLARPGVMFDFFQDAASQQTSPLKLSIRHLIERGLTWVVVRYRVRILRYPQWQERIRVTTWRSATHGQRVPREFMVTDTDGRKIALGQGIFMLLDYATRHPVSPEVPLADFPIVDETVFEDDFERLPPVSTPWVPDVNVAVRRDDLDLNHHVNNPRYIAFALESIPDDFRQTHQVKQIEAIFKASIGYGDTLTSRIEKQADEMPTFIHQLTGNCDGHEFCRLLTRWQGIR, from the coding sequence ATGATCCCCAAACACAGTGCTGAATTTTCCGTTCACCTGCATCACCTCGGACCCGATGGCTTGGCCCGGCCGGGGGTGATGTTCGATTTCTTCCAGGATGCGGCCAGCCAGCAGACCTCCCCTCTGAAATTGTCCATCCGACATCTTATCGAGCGGGGATTGACCTGGGTAGTGGTGCGCTACCGGGTCCGGATCCTGCGCTATCCGCAGTGGCAGGAGCGCATCCGGGTCACCACGTGGCGATCCGCGACACATGGCCAGCGTGTTCCCCGCGAGTTCATGGTCACCGACACCGACGGCCGGAAGATCGCCCTTGGTCAGGGTATCTTCATGCTGCTGGACTACGCCACCCGCCACCCGGTTTCACCGGAGGTACCCCTGGCCGACTTTCCCATTGTGGATGAAACGGTTTTCGAAGATGATTTTGAGCGCCTGCCGCCAGTGTCAACCCCTTGGGTCCCCGACGTCAACGTTGCCGTGCGCCGTGACGACCTAGACCTCAACCACCATGTCAACAACCCGCGCTACATCGCCTTTGCTCTGGAAAGCATCCCCGATGACTTCCGCCAAACCCATCAAGTCAAGCAGATCGAGGCAATTTTCAAGGCGTCGATCGGGTATGGCGACACCCTCACCAGCCGCATTGAGAAACAGGCCGATGAGATGCCGACATTCATCCATCAGCTGACCGGGAATTGCGACGGTCATGAATTCTGCCGGCTGCTGACCCGCTGGCAAGGAATACGATGA
- a CDS encoding S8 family peptidase gives MNRFAWLFIPLIIVLGSVSANAEILSPLVRLNGERLTLHVRNQPLATILERLTAQGLRIRIDPRINPIINARFDNRPISAALSSILKSADYALIWREDKSSPTGEPQLWEVRIFYKGQEARAQTLQPKTNLAVVQQADGTWQVRDILLLRLTPEMTEAALASLLDRLGATLLDAYVPLGVVRIRLPHGSDVAAIASAIAGTPGVQNAEPDYAYPLKGDAPTIVAGAASAPSQSRFPSTGDTIVAVMDSGLRSDYGDSPFIRAAYDAVSPGAEVGDTLGHGTQMSLIAAGAVTPLGVSSESDSDSGSPVVAIRAFDDNGFTSTYTLMRAIDYAVDSGAHVLSLSWGSENTSTLLESAMGYASSKGLVLVAAAGNAPTGDPVYPAAYDNVIGVGALTPDGNAWDQSNHGDFVAVSAPGMADLPVGYNGEAGRYAGTSIATAYTARRVAAILNENPEADRTTILKRLTATE, from the coding sequence ATGAACAGATTTGCCTGGCTTTTTATACCGCTTATTATCGTTTTGGGTTCGGTGTCGGCCAATGCGGAAATCCTCTCCCCCCTGGTCCGCCTGAACGGCGAACGGCTGACACTGCATGTGCGGAACCAACCCCTGGCCACCATTTTGGAGCGCCTGACCGCCCAGGGGCTGCGCATCCGTATCGATCCGCGCATCAATCCGATCATCAACGCCCGATTTGACAACCGCCCGATTTCCGCCGCATTGTCGAGCATTCTCAAATCGGCCGATTATGCGCTGATCTGGCGCGAAGACAAATCATCCCCCACCGGCGAACCGCAACTGTGGGAAGTGCGGATTTTCTACAAAGGCCAGGAGGCACGGGCCCAGACGTTGCAGCCCAAAACGAATCTGGCCGTGGTACAGCAGGCTGACGGCACCTGGCAGGTCCGGGACATTCTGCTCCTGCGCCTGACTCCCGAGATGACCGAAGCGGCCCTGGCATCTCTGCTGGATCGACTGGGCGCCACCCTTTTGGATGCCTATGTCCCACTGGGTGTCGTCCGCATTCGCCTGCCCCACGGCAGTGATGTCGCGGCCATTGCCTCAGCCATTGCCGGCACCCCGGGGGTTCAGAATGCCGAACCGGACTATGCTTATCCCCTGAAAGGCGATGCCCCGACCATCGTTGCGGGGGCAGCCTCGGCCCCATCCCAGTCACGCTTTCCTTCGACAGGCGACACCATCGTTGCCGTCATGGACAGCGGTCTGCGCAGCGACTATGGCGACAGTCCGTTCATCCGGGCCGCCTATGATGCGGTCTCGCCGGGCGCCGAGGTCGGCGATACCCTGGGCCACGGCACCCAGATGTCGCTGATCGCCGCCGGGGCGGTCACTCCGCTGGGAGTTTCGTCGGAGAGCGACAGCGACAGCGGCAGTCCGGTGGTGGCCATCCGCGCCTTTGACGACAATGGGTTTACCTCCACTTACACCTTGATGCGGGCCATCGATTATGCCGTTGATAGCGGTGCGCACGTGCTCAGCCTGAGCTGGGGCTCGGAAAACACCAGCACCCTGCTTGAGTCGGCCATGGGCTATGCCAGCAGCAAAGGGCTGGTGCTGGTGGCTGCCGCGGGGAACGCCCCCACGGGTGACCCGGTCTACCCGGCGGCCTATGACAATGTCATCGGGGTTGGCGCCCTCACGCCGGACGGCAACGCCTGGGACCAGTCTAACCATGGTGATTTCGTAGCCGTTTCCGCACCGGGCATGGCCGACCTGCCGGTGGGCTACAATGGAGAGGCCGGACGCTACGCCGGCACCTCCATCGCCACCGCCTACACCGCCCGCCGGGTGGCGGCCATCCTGAACGAAAATCCCGAGGCCGACCGGACGACGATCCTGAAGCGGCTGACGGCAACAGAGTGA
- a CDS encoding DUF302 domain-containing protein, whose protein sequence is MRIIILSVLLTLCMAATATAQGGLVSVRSNHSVQATADRLELALKEKGITIFARIDHAQAAREIGQNLPPTQLVIFGSASIGAVLIERSRSMGIDLPLKALIWKDPAGQVWFTYPAPDELARRHGIVEMDEAIGNLQVMLSDLVSMVTMP, encoded by the coding sequence ATGCGTATAATCATCCTATCCGTACTGCTGACCCTTTGCATGGCGGCCACCGCCACGGCCCAGGGGGGACTGGTCAGCGTTCGCAGCAATCACAGTGTCCAGGCCACCGCTGACCGCCTGGAACTCGCCCTGAAAGAGAAGGGCATCACCATTTTTGCTCGCATCGACCATGCCCAAGCCGCCCGTGAGATCGGGCAGAACCTGCCGCCCACGCAACTGGTGATCTTCGGTTCCGCGTCCATCGGTGCGGTGCTGATCGAGCGCAGCCGCAGCATGGGCATCGATCTGCCATTGAAAGCGCTGATATGGAAAGACCCTGCCGGTCAGGTGTGGTTCACCTACCCCGCGCCTGACGAGTTGGCCCGGCGGCATGGCATTGTCGAGATGGACGAAGCCATTGGCAACCTGCAGGTCATGCTCTCCGATCTGGTCTCGATGGTCACGATGCCCTGA
- a CDS encoding histidine kinase N-terminal 7TM domain-containing protein, which translates to MLEIDLQTLFMQHTFVAAVICLALIVYLIPRRQTPSSRELILLLAAVAVWSFCYGMELRVSGLTAKLTWVRREYLGAAWVGLLFFRFAMVLSGRTAWISGLRGGSLIVVPVLIVIGVYTNDHHHLIWSHTWIETDSAFEIECRHKDGQSSK; encoded by the coding sequence TTGCTCGAAATCGATCTACAAACGCTCTTCATGCAGCACACCTTTGTCGCCGCAGTCATCTGTCTGGCGCTGATCGTTTATCTGATTCCCCGACGGCAGACGCCCAGTTCACGGGAATTGATCCTGCTTCTGGCTGCGGTGGCGGTTTGGTCATTTTGCTACGGAATGGAACTGAGGGTCAGCGGTCTTACAGCCAAGCTGACCTGGGTCCGCCGGGAATATCTGGGCGCCGCCTGGGTCGGCCTCCTGTTTTTCCGTTTTGCCATGGTTCTTTCCGGAAGAACGGCCTGGATTTCCGGCCTGCGCGGCGGGAGTCTGATTGTTGTTCCCGTGCTGATCGTCATTGGCGTCTATACCAACGACCACCACCATCTGATCTGGTCACACACCTGGATCGAAACGGATAGCGCATTTGAAATCGAATGCCGGCATAAAGACGGACAATCATCAAAATAA
- a CDS encoding NAD(P)/FAD-dependent oxidoreductase, giving the protein MSLQNSRHSDVLVIGGGVIGLACAYYLVRDGRSVRIIEQDTVSAGASHGNCGLLFVSDLPPLCVPGAIRHELIRTLRGTSPLTIKPHFDLSLALWLLRFAAHCHSRQRDHAIRARNSILRASATLFGTLFEDERLECDFERRGVLIAFTDPATMEGYQATNRLLAPFGLAARFHDRRSVRTLEPALSDRVCGGWYHPADSHLRPERLVHSWGQAVQQRGGMIEEDCSLQQFETRKDKVTAVITTRGRFTADRFVLAAGAWTPAMARQLGLRIPVQPGKGYSITMQRPAACPTRPCYLYERNMVVTPWKSGYRLGGTMEFSGFDDTLNPRRLANLETSAAIYLKTPVGRPVTEQWTGLRPMCVDDLPIIDRMPDRNNLYIATGHGMLGISTATGTGRLMADMVAGKRPSFDPAPFSIRRFARLG; this is encoded by the coding sequence GTGAGTTTGCAAAATTCCCGACACAGCGACGTTCTGGTGATCGGCGGCGGCGTCATCGGCCTCGCCTGCGCCTATTACCTGGTGCGCGACGGCCGATCGGTGCGCATCATCGAACAAGACACCGTGAGCGCCGGTGCGTCGCATGGCAATTGTGGGCTGCTTTTTGTCAGTGACCTGCCGCCCCTGTGCGTGCCCGGTGCCATCCGCCACGAGTTGATCCGCACCCTCCGGGGAACCTCGCCCCTGACCATCAAGCCCCACTTCGATCTCTCCCTGGCCTTATGGCTGCTGCGCTTTGCCGCCCATTGCCATTCGCGTCAGCGTGACCACGCCATCCGGGCAAGGAACAGCATCCTGCGGGCTTCCGCCACTCTTTTTGGCACCCTCTTCGAGGATGAACGGCTGGAATGCGATTTCGAGCGGCGCGGCGTGCTGATCGCCTTTACCGATCCAGCCACTATGGAGGGCTATCAGGCCACCAACCGCCTGTTGGCGCCGTTCGGTCTGGCGGCCCGGTTCCACGATCGCCGCTCGGTCAGAACACTCGAGCCGGCCCTGAGTGACCGGGTCTGCGGCGGCTGGTACCATCCGGCCGACAGCCATCTGCGGCCGGAACGGCTCGTGCACAGTTGGGGCCAGGCGGTGCAGCAGCGTGGCGGGATGATCGAGGAAGACTGCAGCCTGCAACAATTCGAAACCCGGAAGGACAAAGTGACCGCCGTGATCACCACCCGGGGCCGGTTCACCGCCGACCGATTCGTCCTGGCCGCCGGTGCCTGGACGCCGGCCATGGCCCGCCAGCTGGGCCTGCGCATTCCCGTACAACCGGGTAAGGGCTACAGCATCACCATGCAGCGACCGGCGGCATGTCCCACCCGGCCGTGTTATCTTTACGAACGCAATATGGTTGTGACCCCGTGGAAAAGCGGCTACCGCCTGGGCGGCACCATGGAATTTTCCGGGTTCGACGACACCTTGAATCCGCGCCGTCTGGCCAACCTGGAAACGTCGGCGGCGATCTATCTCAAAACGCCGGTCGGCCGGCCGGTGACCGAACAATGGACCGGCCTGCGCCCCATGTGCGTGGACGATCTTCCCATCATTGACCGAATGCCCGATAGGAACAACCTTTACATCGCCACTGGCCACGGCATGCTGGGCATCTCCACGGCTACGGGAACCGGGCGTCTGATGGCCGACATGGTTGCCGGCAAGCGGCCGTCCTTTGATCCGGCGCCTTTTTCCATCCGCCGTTTTGCCAGGCTGGGCTGA
- a CDS encoding prepilin-type N-terminal cleavage/methylation domain-containing protein has protein sequence MLNKKIRKPIDCMKRVDNQKGFTLIEVAVALAIFAIGFLAVAAMQTRAVISNTTGRFSMDATTWTASQFEQFVAMNFDDADLVDTNGNGESGLDADTVATADSSLAFPDDRNTTMYWNVADNPRGFKQIRVITVWDPVGASSKRAVFDFIKQED, from the coding sequence ATGCTGAACAAAAAAATCCGAAAACCCATCGATTGTATGAAACGCGTTGACAATCAAAAAGGGTTTACCCTTATCGAGGTCGCCGTGGCCCTGGCCATCTTTGCCATCGGCTTTTTGGCCGTGGCCGCCATGCAGACCCGGGCGGTGATCAGCAACACGACCGGGCGTTTCTCCATGGACGCGACCACCTGGACGGCCAGCCAATTCGAACAATTTGTCGCCATGAACTTTGACGATGCCGATCTCGTGGATACCAACGGCAACGGCGAAAGCGGGCTGGATGCCGATACGGTGGCAACAGCCGATTCCAGCCTTGCCTTTCCCGATGACCGCAACACCACCATGTACTGGAACGTCGCCGATAATCCCAGGGGCTTCAAACAAATCCGTGTAATCACTGTCTGGGATCCGGTCGGTGCCAGTTCCAAACGGGCGGTGTTCGACTTTATCAAGCAGGAGGACTGA
- a CDS encoding glycerol-3-phosphate dehydrogenase/oxidase, with protein MDRNQSLDTLKTYEGYWDMIVIGGGATGLGCALDAVSRGYKTLLVEQHDFAKGTSSRSTKLIHGGVRYLQQGNVSLVLEALHERGLLMQNAPHLVQNQSFIVPNYEWWNGPFYGVGLKVYDLLAGRLGLGPSKWLSKTETLARIPTLEPNRLHGGVIYHDGQFDDARLAVNLAQSIADTGGVPLNYMQVTGLAHSGNMVDGVTLKDTLSGASHEVRGRVVINATGIFTDHILRMDQPGAKPLIVPSQGIHLVLDKRFLKGDTAIMVPQTEDGRVLFAVPWHNRVLVGTTDTPVAEASLEPRPLASEIEFILKHAAQYMVEDPSREDILCVFAGIRPLVGTSDGKKTASISRDHHLEVSPSGLVTIAGGKWTTYRKMAEDTVNQAAQIAGLPESDCPTRKLRIHGWLKNIDPQDPLCAYGSDAVLIRRIIDAQPEMGERLHDRLPYCKAEVVWAVQNEMARTLEDVLARRTRALILDAAASMAMAEAVAGIMADVLGRDAAWIRQQTDGFMALARGYLPD; from the coding sequence ATGGACCGAAACCAGTCGCTTGATACCTTGAAGACGTATGAGGGGTATTGGGACATGATCGTGATTGGCGGTGGGGCCACCGGCCTGGGGTGTGCCTTGGATGCCGTTTCACGGGGGTACAAGACCCTTCTGGTGGAACAGCACGACTTTGCCAAGGGCACATCCAGCCGCAGCACCAAGCTGATTCATGGTGGCGTGCGCTACCTGCAGCAGGGCAATGTGTCACTGGTGCTCGAAGCACTTCACGAACGGGGACTGCTTATGCAAAACGCCCCGCACCTGGTGCAGAACCAGTCGTTTATCGTTCCCAACTATGAGTGGTGGAACGGGCCGTTTTACGGTGTCGGTCTCAAGGTCTACGACCTTCTGGCCGGCCGGTTGGGCCTGGGGCCGTCCAAGTGGCTTTCCAAAACCGAGACCCTGGCGCGGATCCCCACATTGGAGCCGAACCGGCTGCACGGTGGTGTGATCTACCATGACGGCCAGTTTGACGATGCCCGTCTGGCGGTCAATCTGGCCCAGTCCATTGCCGATACCGGAGGGGTTCCCCTCAACTACATGCAGGTCACCGGTCTGGCCCATTCGGGCAATATGGTGGATGGGGTAACTCTGAAAGACACCCTGTCCGGCGCGTCCCATGAGGTTCGCGGCCGGGTGGTGATCAATGCCACCGGCATTTTCACCGACCATATCCTGCGTATGGACCAGCCTGGCGCAAAACCCCTGATCGTTCCCAGCCAGGGGATTCACCTCGTGCTGGACAAGCGCTTCCTGAAGGGCGATACCGCCATCATGGTTCCCCAGACCGAGGATGGACGGGTGCTGTTTGCCGTGCCCTGGCACAACCGGGTACTGGTGGGAACCACGGACACACCGGTGGCCGAGGCCAGTCTGGAACCGCGCCCCCTGGCCTCGGAGATCGAATTCATCCTCAAGCATGCCGCCCAGTATATGGTCGAGGACCCTTCCCGCGAGGATATCCTGTGCGTGTTCGCCGGCATCCGGCCGCTGGTGGGGACCAGCGATGGCAAAAAAACCGCCTCGATCTCCCGGGACCACCATCTGGAGGTCTCCCCGTCAGGCCTGGTGACCATTGCCGGGGGAAAATGGACCACCTATCGCAAGATGGCGGAAGATACGGTCAACCAGGCGGCCCAGATCGCCGGACTTCCCGAAAGCGACTGCCCCACCCGCAAGCTGCGCATTCACGGATGGCTGAAAAACATCGACCCCCAGGATCCGCTGTGCGCCTACGGTTCCGATGCGGTGTTGATCCGGCGGATCATCGATGCGCAGCCCGAAATGGGGGAACGGCTTCACGATCGCCTGCCCTATTGCAAAGCCGAGGTGGTGTGGGCGGTGCAAAACGAGATGGCCCGGACCCTCGAGGATGTGCTTGCCCGGCGAACCCGCGCATTGATTCTGGATGCGGCGGCCAGCATGGCGATGGCCGAGGCCGTCGCCGGCATCATGGCCGACGTGCTGGGACGGGACGCGGCCTGGATCCGGCAGCAAACCGATGGATTCATGGCCCTGGCCCGGGGCTACCTGCCGGATTGA
- a CDS encoding prepilin-type N-terminal cleavage/methylation domain-containing protein, producing MRFRREDGFTLLEILVALAITAVVSVLIVNMFTRLSKSYMAEKAVSETQQELRRTMERITLDIRNAGFDPKREADAGIEVATATQLRFTQDIDYNITMNDYTGTIDDDSGERITYQIDTANNRLLKIADEGTASQSSRTVLENINPADSSFSYLDGDGATLSMTSGVVDNPGDIRSAIIALALQNNAGWGDSVIRDLTAQVKFRNIGLN from the coding sequence ATGCGGTTCCGTCGCGAAGATGGCTTCACGCTACTTGAAATCCTGGTCGCACTGGCCATCACGGCGGTTGTTTCGGTTCTGATTGTCAATATGTTCACCCGGCTCAGCAAGTCGTACATGGCCGAAAAAGCGGTTTCCGAGACCCAACAGGAACTGCGCCGGACCATGGAGCGAATCACGCTGGATATCCGTAACGCCGGTTTCGATCCCAAACGGGAGGCCGATGCGGGAATCGAGGTGGCCACGGCCACGCAGCTTCGCTTTACCCAAGACATTGACTACAACATCACCATGAACGACTACACCGGCACCATTGACGACGATAGTGGGGAACGCATTACCTATCAGATCGATACGGCCAATAACCGGCTCCTTAAAATCGCCGATGAGGGCACAGCCAGCCAGTCGTCCAGAACCGTTCTGGAAAACATCAATCCGGCAGACAGCAGTTTCAGCTACCTGGACGGGGACGGCGCCACGCTATCAATGACCAGTGGTGTTGTTGACAACCCTGGGGATATTCGTTCGGCCATCATTGCTCTGGCCCTGCAGAACAACGCCGGATGGGGGGACAGCGTGATCCGCGACCTCACCGCCCAAGTCAAATTCCGCAACATCGGACTTAACTAG
- a CDS encoding pentapeptide repeat-containing protein: MVWNLKKLAVGITAALVLMVVLGLLGRLLTPKSLRQRLEASRSCRLCDLSGVDLSGADLAGADLTGAYLQTANLSSANLEGANLTNADTRYAHFEEARLTHATWVNGQTCGASSVGRCLTPATAMLMEISQCPGCNLKAATLGQQDLTGAFLKGADMSRADLSAAQLTAADLARANLTRVVARRSHFQGSHLMEADFTEADLSGSDFSGAYLRGALMVHAILTEAQLDNADLKTAVMLGADLSAARLTDADLSVANLKLANLSHADFSGANLTGANLAGANISAAIFNDAYLVGAIWTNGKKCAPGSIGRCVQ; encoded by the coding sequence ATGGTTTGGAACCTGAAAAAACTGGCTGTGGGTATTACCGCCGCATTGGTCCTGATGGTGGTTCTGGGCCTGCTCGGGCGACTGCTGACGCCCAAGAGCCTGCGCCAGCGCCTGGAGGCCAGCCGCAGCTGCCGCCTGTGCGATTTGAGTGGTGTGGACTTATCGGGGGCCGATCTGGCCGGGGCCGATCTTACCGGTGCCTATCTGCAGACCGCCAATCTTTCCAGCGCCAACCTGGAAGGAGCCAACCTGACCAATGCCGACACCCGTTATGCCCATTTTGAAGAGGCCCGATTGACCCATGCCACCTGGGTTAACGGCCAGACCTGCGGTGCATCGTCGGTGGGACGCTGCCTGACACCGGCCACTGCAATGCTGATGGAGATCAGCCAGTGCCCGGGCTGCAATCTGAAAGCGGCGACCCTGGGGCAGCAGGATTTGACCGGCGCCTTCCTCAAGGGGGCGGACATGAGTCGCGCCGATCTCTCCGCCGCACAATTGACGGCGGCCGATCTGGCCAGGGCCAATCTGACCCGGGTCGTGGCCCGCCGGAGCCATTTTCAAGGAAGCCATCTGATGGAGGCGGACTTCACCGAGGCGGACCTCTCCGGCAGTGATTTCTCCGGCGCCTATCTGCGGGGAGCGCTGATGGTACATGCGATTCTGACGGAGGCGCAATTGGACAACGCCGATCTGAAGACCGCGGTCATGCTGGGAGCCGATCTCTCCGCCGCCCGGCTGACCGATGCCGATCTTTCCGTTGCCAACCTGAAACTGGCCAATCTCAGCCATGCCGACTTTTCCGGCGCCAACCTGACAGGAGCCAATCTGGCCGGGGCCAACATCAGCGCCGCAATATTCAACGATGCCTACCTGGTGGGCGCCATCTGGACCAATGGCAAAAAATGTGCGCCCGGATCCATTGGCCGCTGTGTTCAGTAG
- a CDS encoding class I SAM-dependent rRNA methyltransferase gives MATLVLKPKREKSLINRHPWIFSGAIQRVEGDPETGQTVDVQAANGRWLGRAAYSPRSQIRARLWTFDPAETVDDRFFERRLNQAIGLRQAILADTDTTAWRLVAAESDGLPGLIVDRYDRWLVCQFLTTGSERWKTVIADTLRRLVPECTGIYERSDVDVRKKEGLTLTAGGLWGTAPPELVEIRENGYRLLVDIRTGHKTGFYLDQRDNRARVAALASGKRMLNCFAYSGGFAVAALKAAAAHVVNIDSSAAALALADKNRALNGLEAARLENVTGDVFTQLRMYVAEKQRFDLIVLDPPKFVTAKADLTRAARGYKDINRLAFELLRPGGTLCTFSCSGLMGRDLFQKIVADAALDARQPAVILHWLSQAPDHPTGLAFPEGSYLKGLICRV, from the coding sequence ATGGCCACTTTAGTTCTCAAGCCCAAGCGCGAAAAGTCACTGATCAACCGTCATCCCTGGATCTTCTCCGGTGCCATCCAGCGGGTCGAGGGCGATCCCGAAACCGGGCAGACGGTCGATGTGCAGGCCGCGAACGGCCGCTGGCTTGGCCGGGCCGCCTACTCGCCCCGCTCCCAGATCCGTGCCCGTCTATGGACCTTCGACCCGGCCGAAACCGTCGATGACCGCTTTTTCGAACGCCGCCTCAACCAGGCCATCGGTCTTCGCCAGGCCATTCTGGCCGATACCGATACCACGGCCTGGCGACTGGTGGCCGCCGAATCCGACGGCCTGCCCGGATTGATTGTGGACCGCTACGACCGCTGGCTGGTGTGCCAGTTTCTCACCACCGGCAGCGAACGCTGGAAAACGGTCATCGCCGACACACTCCGCCGTTTGGTTCCCGAATGCACGGGCATTTACGAACGTTCGGATGTGGATGTGCGCAAGAAGGAGGGGCTGACGCTGACCGCCGGCGGCCTGTGGGGAACAGCCCCACCCGAATTGGTGGAAATCCGCGAAAACGGGTACCGTTTGCTCGTGGACATCCGTACCGGCCACAAGACCGGATTCTATCTGGATCAGCGGGACAACCGCGCCCGGGTGGCCGCCTTGGCATCCGGCAAGCGGATGCTCAATTGCTTTGCCTACAGCGGCGGATTTGCCGTTGCCGCATTGAAGGCTGCTGCCGCCCATGTGGTCAACATCGATTCATCGGCGGCGGCCCTGGCCCTGGCCGATAAAAACAGGGCGCTCAACGGTCTGGAGGCGGCCCGGCTGGAGAACGTAACCGGTGACGTGTTCACGCAGCTCAGGATGTATGTCGCCGAAAAACAGAGGTTTGACCTGATTGTCCTCGATCCGCCCAAGTTCGTCACCGCCAAAGCGGATCTGACCCGTGCCGCCCGCGGATACAAGGATATCAACCGGCTGGCCTTTGAACTGCTGCGTCCCGGCGGCACCCTCTGCACCTTCTCCTGTTCCGGCTTGATGGGACGCGACCTGTTTCAGAAAATCGTGGCCGACGCGGCACTGGATGCCCGCCAACCGGCCGTCATCCTGCACTGGTTGAGCCAGGCCCCGGATCATCCCACGGGGCTCGCTTTTCCCGAGGGCAGCTATCTCAAGGGCCTGATCTGCCGGGTCTGA
- a CDS encoding adenylate/guanylate cyclase domain-containing protein, with translation MPPELSNSETSLQWQDEQGVPHRLVLTDKIFLGRVCRGIEPDKCIIVRNPTVSRDHAVVRLTRDGVEITDLSKNGTWVNDVRMAPGASRQLADGDCISLGGTAIIRISHPQAAPLPSATDTWGEQTAIKPAAAFITSLVADVRGFTAFSQHAESADVYTFIKAIFARFTTIVNAHHGTVKDYIGDAVFAFWEHPDGCAGDYAVSACQAAIDQMRSVPEIHRQLIRRGLTVEPPRLGWGLTSGLITLSHFGSRSADLALVGDCVNLAFRLSSMASKTLPGPIVMCAQTASLVSARLPLVDLGNQSIRGRAGEEHLFGLQVT, from the coding sequence ATGCCGCCGGAACTATCAAATTCTGAAACCAGTCTGCAATGGCAGGACGAACAGGGCGTGCCCCATCGCCTTGTCCTGACCGACAAGATATTTCTCGGCCGCGTATGCCGGGGCATTGAGCCGGACAAGTGCATCATCGTGCGCAACCCCACGGTTTCGCGGGACCATGCCGTGGTCCGCCTGACCCGCGATGGTGTTGAAATTACGGATCTGAGTAAAAACGGAACCTGGGTCAACGATGTCCGTATGGCCCCGGGTGCATCAAGACAACTTGCCGACGGCGATTGCATCTCCCTGGGCGGCACCGCCATCATCCGTATTTCCCATCCCCAAGCAGCCCCCCTGCCCTCGGCAACGGATACCTGGGGCGAGCAGACCGCCATCAAGCCGGCGGCCGCTTTTATCACCAGCCTGGTGGCCGATGTGCGCGGTTTTACGGCCTTCTCCCAGCATGCCGAATCAGCGGACGTGTATACCTTCATCAAAGCGATTTTCGCCCGTTTCACGACCATCGTGAATGCCCATCACGGCACCGTCAAAGACTATATCGGAGATGCGGTGTTTGCCTTCTGGGAGCACCCCGACGGCTGCGCCGGTGACTATGCGGTATCCGCCTGCCAGGCGGCCATCGACCAGATGCGCAGTGTGCCCGAAATCCACCGGCAACTGATCCGGCGTGGCCTGACGGTCGAACCGCCACGACTGGGATGGGGCCTGACCAGCGGTCTGATCACCCTTTCCCATTTCGGATCACGATCCGCCGATCTGGCTCTGGTGGGCGATTGTGTCAACCTGGCATTCCGTCTCTCCTCCATGGCCAGCAAAACACTGCCCGGTCCCATCGTCATGTGTGCCCAAACCGCATCCCTGGTATCCGCAAGGCTGCCGCTGGTGGATCTGGGCAACCAATCGATCCGGGGACGGGCCGGGGAAGAACACCTTTTCGGACTTCAAGTGACCTGA